A section of the Sedimentisphaera cyanobacteriorum genome encodes:
- the ptsP gene encoding phosphoenolpyruvate--protein phosphotransferase, with amino-acid sequence MEIKNGIPVSPGIIISKCCLLEAEDFRIQHKAIESEQIEDEVKRVEKAFQQAAEQVRELSKKYGSDDSGIRDIFAVHVGFLSDESLIKRVSKRIREKSVCSEYAVSNVLKEISGTLSSSSDNYVRERVSDIYDIEKRLLRVLTKREYYDLGSINEECVVIANDLSPTQTASLNLDYVKGFATNAGGRTSHTAIVARSIGIPAIVALEDITSSAEDGDTIILDGYKGTVLIRPDSETLEEYRRYSDDTIAVEQKLQKTCDLPAETTDGVKVSLGGNIELPQEADIVASKGGEGVGLYRTEFLYLQNDKMPSEQDHYNAYLDVIRRLGGRPLVIRTMDLGADKMPSDGKFPVETNPVLGLRSIRYCLTTKNLPLFRTQLRAILRASAQGDIKIMFPLITTVEEVRHAKMVVRDVMEDLADDGFDYDFNIKIGIMIETPSSALISAFLAKEVDFFSIGTNDLIQYTLAVDRANEKLASLYSPGQPAVIKLIKEVVRNAKKAGTDVCVCGEMASEPEFVPLLLGLGVRSFSVAAPRIPEIKLVIRALDIPTCEEVARRAGCLETRRSVINYLRDTLMGIVPEVQ; translated from the coding sequence ATGGAAATTAAAAACGGAATACCCGTATCCCCGGGAATAATAATATCCAAATGCTGCCTGCTTGAGGCTGAAGATTTCAGGATTCAGCACAAAGCGATTGAATCCGAGCAGATTGAGGATGAGGTTAAGAGGGTTGAAAAGGCTTTCCAGCAGGCCGCAGAGCAGGTACGCGAGCTCAGCAAGAAGTACGGAAGCGATGACAGCGGAATAAGAGATATATTTGCTGTTCACGTGGGCTTTTTGAGCGATGAATCTCTGATCAAAAGGGTCTCTAAGAGAATCAGAGAAAAATCTGTCTGCTCAGAGTATGCAGTGTCGAATGTTTTGAAGGAGATATCAGGAACCCTATCAAGCTCGTCGGACAACTATGTAAGAGAGAGGGTGAGCGATATATACGACATCGAGAAAAGGCTTCTTAGAGTACTTACAAAAAGAGAATACTATGATTTGGGAAGCATAAATGAGGAATGCGTTGTTATAGCCAACGACCTCAGCCCCACTCAAACCGCCTCGCTTAATCTTGATTATGTAAAAGGTTTTGCCACAAACGCAGGCGGGAGAACCAGCCATACTGCTATTGTAGCAAGATCTATCGGAATCCCGGCGATTGTTGCCCTCGAGGATATTACATCGTCCGCTGAAGACGGGGATACTATAATCCTCGACGGCTATAAAGGCACGGTTCTAATACGTCCGGATTCAGAGACTCTTGAGGAATACCGCAGATACAGCGATGATACAATTGCGGTAGAACAGAAGCTTCAGAAAACGTGCGATTTGCCTGCTGAAACAACCGACGGCGTAAAAGTATCGCTTGGAGGAAACATCGAGCTGCCTCAGGAGGCGGATATCGTGGCATCGAAGGGCGGAGAAGGCGTAGGGCTGTACAGAACTGAATTTCTGTATCTGCAAAATGATAAGATGCCTTCCGAGCAGGATCATTACAACGCATATCTGGACGTAATCAGAAGGCTCGGCGGCCGTCCGCTTGTGATAAGAACGATGGACCTCGGGGCAGACAAAATGCCCTCAGACGGGAAATTTCCCGTCGAAACAAACCCTGTTCTCGGACTGCGGTCTATAAGGTACTGTCTCACTACGAAAAATTTGCCTCTTTTCAGAACCCAGCTCAGGGCAATTCTCAGGGCAAGTGCTCAGGGAGATATAAAGATTATGTTCCCGCTTATTACCACCGTAGAAGAGGTGCGTCATGCCAAGATGGTTGTCAGGGATGTAATGGAAGACCTCGCAGACGACGGGTTTGATTACGATTTCAACATCAAGATTGGGATAATGATTGAAACCCCAAGCTCTGCTCTTATTTCAGCCTTCCTCGCAAAAGAGGTGGATTTTTTCAGCATCGGCACCAACGACCTCATTCAGTACACCCTTGCGGTTGACAGGGCAAACGAAAAGCTTGCCAGCCTCTATTCGCCCGGGCAGCCTGCAGTGATAAAGCTGATAAAGGAAGTTGTCCGGAATGCCAAGAAGGCCGGTACAGATGTATGTGTCTGCGGCGAGATGGCCTCAGAACCTGAGTTTGTGCCCCTTCTGTTGGGTCTGGGCGTGCGCAGTTTCTCGGTGGCGGCTCCAAGAATACCGGAGATTAAGCTCGTTATAAGGGCTCTGGACATACCAACTTGTGAAGAGGTGGCAAGAAGAGCTGGCTGCCTTGAAACAAGGCGTTCTGTGATAAACTATCTGAGGGACACTCTCATGGGAATAGTTCCAGAGGTTCAGTGA
- a CDS encoding HPr family phosphocarrier protein: protein MNEIVVKIMMPEGLHMRPAMQISEMASNFSSEITIANGENRVNGKSIMEIMTLVVPSGENITISAEGEDAIEALEALRELIEETLLESESDAENS, encoded by the coding sequence ATGAATGAAATAGTGGTCAAAATTATGATGCCGGAAGGACTGCATATGAGGCCAGCAATGCAGATTTCCGAGATGGCAAGTAATTTCAGCAGTGAGATTACGATTGCTAACGGTGAGAATAGGGTTAACGGCAAGAGCATTATGGAAATAATGACTCTCGTGGTGCCTTCCGGCGAAAATATTACTATTTCAGCAGAGGGTGAAGACGCCATCGAAGCTTTGGAAGCGCTTAGAGAGCTAATTGAAGAGACATTGTTAGAGTCTGAATCTGATGCAGAGAACAGCTGA
- a CDS encoding PTS sugar transporter subunit IIA, whose protein sequence is MKLNGLVCPEAIVVKLKSTDRDGVITELVDSLVESGQLDKDKRDQAVKAVIDRENEASTGIGKGVAVPHVKSSLADTPIGAFGLSSEGIDFLSLDKQLVYSVFLVIGPEANPDQHLLAMEIIFKNLQKDDFRSFLRQSKSTEDVVTLLEEADRDEI, encoded by the coding sequence ATGAAACTGAACGGGCTGGTTTGTCCAGAGGCGATAGTAGTTAAACTTAAATCAACCGATAGAGACGGCGTTATAACTGAGCTGGTTGACAGTCTTGTTGAATCAGGTCAGTTGGATAAGGATAAAAGGGATCAGGCGGTAAAAGCCGTAATAGACAGAGAAAATGAGGCAAGTACGGGAATCGGCAAGGGTGTTGCCGTGCCCCATGTCAAATCTTCTCTCGCAGATACTCCTATAGGCGCTTTCGGTTTGAGCTCAGAAGGCATAGACTTCTTATCTCTGGACAAGCAGCTCGTTTATTCAGTTTTTTTGGTGATAGGCCCCGAAGCAAACCCCGACCAGCACCTACTGGCTATGGAGATTATCTTCAAAAATCTTCAAAAAGATGACTTTAGGAGTTTCCTGAGACAGTCTAAAAGCACTGAAGACGTGGTTACTTTGCTTGAGGAAGCAGACAGAGACGAAATATAG
- the hpf gene encoding ribosome hibernation-promoting factor, HPF/YfiA family, whose product MELKLTGRHFEVTRGIKEHVELKANKLPKFYSSVESIETIIDGGEGKTTKVEVITKGGHNPPLVVKEQGSEDDNLFKIIDEAFEKAERQLKKIKEKERNPMHAG is encoded by the coding sequence ATGGAACTTAAACTGACAGGAAGACATTTCGAGGTAACTCGAGGGATCAAAGAGCACGTAGAGCTTAAGGCTAACAAGCTCCCGAAATTTTACAGTTCAGTTGAGTCTATTGAGACAATAATAGATGGAGGTGAGGGTAAAACTACAAAAGTGGAAGTGATTACAAAAGGCGGTCATAATCCCCCGCTTGTCGTGAAAGAGCAGGGCTCAGAAGATGACAATCTCTTTAAAATAATAGATGAAGCATTTGAAAAGGCCGAAAGGCAGCTGAAAAAAATAAAAGAAAAGGAAAGAAACCCGATGCACGCCGGGTAA
- a CDS encoding DUF502 domain-containing protein gives MRVFRDIRNYFLRGVAALLPTILTFWLFVQFYLFIQENLSRHINGFIVKLIIWAGSDQPREELVEFWVNGKGQTAGFLVIFIVVCFLGAFLASVVGKTIWKYFENLAARAPIVRNIYPNIKQVTDSVFSQHSIAFKKVVAVEYPRAGIWSVGMVTGSGIKQVTASLDMDLVSIFIPSSPTPFTGYVIMVPAGSVIDLDMTVEEALRFTISGGVITPSEWEDLQLEQTQDSE, from the coding sequence ATGAGAGTATTCAGGGATATAAGAAACTACTTTCTCCGAGGCGTTGCAGCACTACTCCCGACTATCCTGACTTTCTGGCTGTTTGTTCAGTTTTATCTGTTCATTCAGGAGAATTTGAGCAGGCATATAAACGGCTTCATAGTGAAGCTTATAATTTGGGCAGGCAGCGACCAGCCCAGAGAAGAGCTTGTTGAGTTCTGGGTAAACGGAAAAGGCCAGACAGCGGGTTTTCTGGTTATTTTTATTGTCGTATGTTTTCTCGGTGCTTTTCTTGCCAGCGTTGTCGGGAAAACGATATGGAAATATTTTGAAAATCTTGCGGCAAGGGCTCCGATAGTCAGAAATATATACCCGAATATCAAGCAGGTAACCGACAGCGTTTTTTCTCAGCATTCTATTGCTTTTAAGAAAGTCGTTGCGGTTGAGTATCCCCGTGCGGGGATATGGTCTGTCGGTATGGTAACAGGTTCGGGTATAAAACAGGTTACGGCGAGTTTGGATATGGATCTGGTTTCGATTTTTATCCCGAGCTCTCCTACACCTTTTACCGGATATGTTATTATGGTTCCTGCGGGAAGTGTGATAGATCTGGATATGACTGTAGAAGAAGCGCTTAGGTTCACGATAAGCGGAGGCGTGATAACGCCTTCCGAGTGGGAAGACTTGCAGCTTGAGCAAACACAAGACAGTGAGTGA
- a CDS encoding LamG-like jellyroll fold domain-containing protein, with protein sequence MMKIYKFFILIVCLSVASASFAGDIVPGFDDADAIVDYSERQLQNSDDMTAIADSGLITLTAKFTPTEADTTKTDGPVIVTEVGGSNYGTGIFICDGMLTFGSKGANGSGGGNAVVESLNDTDASGDGGVAVALGPVYPNIETRLFVSFNSGTGELIAMINGRLYTETITGSVQVTNLAGNRTVSVLGWVPDPEDGYGVFGGLNNSNNPPALVDQANVVAMEAVPGTPIRGQIFEDAVNPDLWPRNPVPANGEINVDPAAVTTLQFDTAGDPADPANPNPDVTGHFVTAYSTFDPADPNNNVEALSAFVPAGSDPVQVPFTFELGDEVYWQVEEQINNAAEGSEENIAGPIWHFEALPAIPVITDSPDDQADFSGEQITFNAAFTSKTAASVEWVKAGDPETIVDDSDADITIGVSQHGDSYTSSLSVANLEKADQGEYFCRASNAEGSADSDSAMLGVKRMIGYWPLDGDYTDASGEGLDADPNLAPLPEQWVDGVDPAKTGQGFDTVPEPLAAAATEPIVPAPYTEELTVSLWVKWTGDIVPSGGLAGLICSSDPDGGENNWFFDIQPDGQLTVNTPGYVQWGVPQDYYITPGEWMHVAFVNDADQTGRLYVNGSLVQTNDDFMRSKFEQRVYIMCVGETDGQLGNPGLGVFDEIKMYNYALTNEQIAQQYYDIMGEDFCTDPYSESLKYDFNGDCKVNLADLAMFALDWNESNLYPQLD encoded by the coding sequence ATGATGAAGATATATAAATTTTTCATACTAATCGTTTGTCTCTCAGTTGCGTCAGCTTCTTTTGCAGGTGATATTGTACCTGGATTTGATGATGCTGATGCGATTGTTGACTATTCAGAACGTCAGCTGCAGAACTCAGATGATATGACAGCAATTGCAGATTCCGGACTTATTACCTTAACAGCCAAGTTTACGCCCACTGAAGCGGATACTACCAAAACAGACGGTCCTGTAATCGTAACAGAAGTAGGCGGGTCTAACTATGGAACCGGCATATTCATTTGCGACGGTATGCTCACGTTTGGTTCTAAAGGAGCCAACGGAAGCGGCGGAGGCAATGCTGTTGTCGAAAGCCTTAATGATACCGATGCCTCCGGAGATGGCGGCGTGGCAGTGGCTCTCGGACCGGTTTATCCGAACATTGAAACCAGGCTCTTTGTTTCGTTCAATTCCGGTACAGGCGAGCTTATAGCGATGATTAACGGCCGGCTTTACACTGAAACGATTACCGGTTCAGTGCAGGTTACAAACCTTGCAGGCAACCGTACTGTCAGCGTTTTGGGCTGGGTTCCAGATCCTGAAGACGGTTACGGTGTGTTTGGAGGACTGAATAATTCCAACAACCCTCCAGCACTTGTTGATCAGGCAAATGTAGTGGCAATGGAAGCGGTTCCCGGAACGCCTATAAGAGGTCAAATTTTCGAAGATGCAGTTAATCCCGACCTTTGGCCGAGAAATCCTGTGCCGGCAAACGGAGAGATTAATGTGGACCCGGCAGCTGTTACCACGCTTCAGTTTGATACTGCCGGCGACCCTGCTGACCCTGCAAATCCGAACCCGGATGTTACAGGACATTTCGTTACAGCCTATTCCACATTCGACCCCGCAGACCCCAACAATAATGTTGAGGCGCTCAGCGCATTCGTGCCGGCAGGCAGCGATCCTGTGCAGGTGCCTTTTACATTTGAACTGGGTGATGAGGTATATTGGCAGGTCGAAGAGCAGATAAACAATGCAGCAGAGGGTTCTGAGGAAAATATAGCAGGCCCGATCTGGCATTTCGAGGCTCTCCCTGCAATACCTGTTATTACTGATTCGCCCGATGATCAGGCAGACTTTTCGGGCGAGCAAATCACTTTCAATGCTGCTTTCACGAGTAAAACAGCCGCCTCTGTTGAGTGGGTAAAGGCAGGCGACCCGGAAACAATAGTTGACGATTCAGACGCTGATATAACTATCGGTGTTTCCCAGCACGGGGACAGCTACACCTCAAGCCTCTCTGTAGCTAATCTTGAAAAGGCAGATCAGGGCGAATACTTCTGTCGTGCGAGCAATGCAGAGGGAAGCGCAGACTCAGATTCTGCAATGCTCGGTGTTAAGCGTATGATTGGCTACTGGCCTCTCGACGGAGATTATACAGATGCTTCAGGCGAAGGCCTTGATGCAGACCCGAACCTTGCACCTCTGCCCGAGCAGTGGGTTGACGGAGTTGACCCGGCAAAGACAGGGCAGGGCTTTGACACTGTTCCCGAGCCTTTGGCAGCTGCAGCAACCGAGCCTATTGTTCCAGCTCCTTATACCGAAGAGCTGACTGTTTCACTTTGGGTTAAGTGGACTGGTGATATTGTTCCGAGCGGGGGTCTGGCAGGGCTGATTTGCAGCTCGGATCCTGACGGCGGAGAAAACAACTGGTTCTTCGATATTCAGCCCGATGGACAGCTAACCGTTAATACTCCGGGTTATGTTCAGTGGGGAGTACCGCAAGACTACTACATTACGCCGGGAGAGTGGATGCATGTTGCGTTTGTCAATGATGCAGACCAGACGGGCAGGCTTTATGTAAACGGATCGCTCGTTCAGACAAACGACGACTTTATGCGCAGTAAATTTGAGCAGCGCGTATATATTATGTGTGTAGGCGAGACAGACGGCCAGCTTGGCAATCCGGGGCTTGGTGTGTTCGATGAAATCAAGATGTACAACTACGCACTCACCAACGAGCAGATTGCCCAGCAGTACTATGATATTATGGGCGAAGATTTCTGTACAGACCCATACTCTGAAAGCCTCAAGTACGACTTCAACGGAGACTGCAAAGTCAATCTGGCTGATTTGGCGATGTTCGCTCTGGACTGGAATGAATCCAATCTCTATCCTCAGCTCGACTAA
- a CDS encoding LamG-like jellyroll fold domain-containing protein, whose protein sequence is MKRKIKSLNLLFVFLIAAGAWSGEIVPWFDDGDALVDYTAAFDETGSDITSLNPASKITFAAKFTPAELDVTEETGPVLLIETGGSKFGSGLYICNGEIVYALRTSGNSSDRELTDLDGSDGSSSVAMGKALEGQENKVYASLDLTTGMVFSSVNGVRKINYLYNAPTSTNLTGNQAVTFLGDTGLGSTGGLAGTNPLLSDSNAWMFSGIAGAPVRGQIFNQAVNPSVMANTPSPQVNEENIDPAVISEVSFNTAEDPENAGSQNPDVTGHFVTFYEGTGADPNLSLPELYGTFVPAGTDPISVTVNSPETFELDLGQTIYWRVEEQISGAPEGDAGNVTGPFWGFETLPPKPAADIQPEDEAVFADQQAVFEFTFTSKSAASAAWFKEGDPDTELLESDPDVTIDLVQNGDEYTSTLSIANPEAADEGYYYCTAENDFGTADSESVSMAVKRMVVYWPFDGDYIDYSGEGNDITPYADPVPEQWVDGVDPAKTGQAISTIGNRESAGETDPLNVAEYTNEITVSVWLKWPGPDSFSTLNYRQIVCSMDDSENSFFLEIDNRDGWILINAPGYSPYPFYQIARNEWTHIAFTASADEVAAVYVNGSQYDITEPGRYSINQVSKPIFFASDFEDSENLNNVLEAVFDDVRIYNYAMSPEEIAGIYYDVSGEQICVEPNADNLKYDFNGDCTVDFDDLAALSIDWLNDKLYLSSLE, encoded by the coding sequence ATGAAGAGAAAAATTAAATCTCTAAACCTTTTATTTGTGTTTCTTATTGCTGCCGGGGCATGGTCAGGTGAAATTGTCCCCTGGTTTGATGACGGGGACGCCCTCGTGGACTATACAGCTGCTTTCGATGAGACCGGCAGCGACATTACATCATTGAACCCGGCAAGCAAAATAACCTTTGCCGCCAAATTTACGCCTGCAGAATTAGACGTAACAGAAGAAACAGGCCCAGTTTTGCTGATAGAAACAGGCGGGTCAAAGTTTGGAAGCGGTCTGTATATCTGCAATGGCGAGATTGTTTACGCCCTCAGGACAAGCGGGAACAGCTCGGATAGAGAATTGACCGACCTTGACGGCAGCGACGGTTCTTCTTCCGTTGCAATGGGCAAGGCCTTGGAAGGGCAGGAAAATAAAGTTTATGCATCATTAGACCTTACCACTGGAATGGTATTCAGCTCTGTGAACGGAGTTAGAAAGATCAACTACCTTTACAACGCCCCAACTTCTACAAACCTTACCGGTAATCAGGCTGTTACTTTTCTCGGCGATACAGGATTAGGTTCTACGGGCGGACTCGCCGGGACAAACCCTCTGCTTAGCGATTCTAATGCTTGGATGTTCAGCGGGATAGCAGGCGCACCTGTGAGAGGTCAGATTTTTAATCAGGCGGTTAATCCCAGTGTTATGGCAAACACCCCCTCTCCTCAAGTTAATGAAGAGAATATTGACCCTGCTGTTATTTCAGAGGTAAGCTTCAATACCGCTGAAGACCCTGAAAATGCCGGCTCACAGAACCCTGATGTAACAGGGCACTTTGTTACTTTCTATGAGGGAACTGGCGCAGACCCGAATCTCAGCCTTCCTGAGCTTTACGGAACATTTGTACCGGCCGGGACAGACCCGATTTCGGTAACGGTAAATTCTCCAGAAACTTTTGAGCTTGATCTCGGGCAGACAATTTACTGGAGAGTGGAAGAGCAAATCAGCGGAGCACCTGAAGGTGATGCGGGCAATGTTACAGGCCCGTTCTGGGGCTTCGAAACACTCCCGCCCAAGCCTGCGGCTGATATTCAGCCTGAGGATGAGGCCGTATTTGCTGATCAGCAGGCCGTATTCGAATTCACCTTCACCAGCAAATCCGCAGCAAGCGCTGCCTGGTTTAAGGAAGGCGACCCGGACACCGAACTGCTCGAATCCGATCCGGACGTTACGATTGACCTTGTTCAAAATGGTGATGAATACACATCAACCCTCAGCATAGCTAATCCGGAAGCTGCAGACGAAGGCTACTACTACTGCACAGCAGAAAATGACTTCGGGACAGCAGATTCAGAATCAGTTTCTATGGCTGTTAAACGTATGGTTGTATATTGGCCGTTCGACGGAGACTATATTGATTATTCCGGTGAAGGCAACGACATAACCCCTTATGCAGACCCTGTTCCGGAGCAGTGGGTTGACGGCGTTGATCCTGCAAAAACAGGACAGGCCATCAGCACTATTGGCAATCGTGAATCTGCCGGTGAGACAGACCCGTTGAATGTTGCTGAATATACCAATGAGATTACCGTGTCTGTATGGCTGAAATGGCCTGGGCCGGACAGCTTCTCAACTCTGAATTATCGCCAGATTGTATGCTCTATGGATGACAGCGAAAACAGCTTCTTCCTCGAGATAGACAACAGAGACGGCTGGATTCTGATAAATGCACCGGGATACAGCCCGTATCCATTCTACCAGATAGCAAGGAATGAATGGACTCATATCGCATTTACAGCATCAGCAGATGAAGTGGCAGCGGTTTATGTAAATGGATCTCAATATGATATTACAGAACCCGGAAGATACAGCATAAATCAGGTGTCCAAGCCGATATTCTTCGCATCAGATTTTGAAGACAGCGAAAACCTTAACAATGTGCTGGAAGCTGTTTTTGATGATGTAAGGATCTACAACTATGCCATGAGCCCCGAAGAGATTGCAGGTATCTACTATGATGTCAGCGGCGAGCAGATTTGCGTTGAGCCGAATGCAGACAACCTCAAATACGATTTCAACGGCGACTGTACAGTTGATTTCGATGACCTTGCTGCTCTGTCTATCGACTGGCTCAATGATAAGTTGTATCTGAGCTCATTAGAGTAG
- a CDS encoding sulfatase family protein — MERRNFIKLAGVAAFSAVQSSSMAESIFASENFKLNKKISNTGSDKPNFLFIMADDCTYRDIGCYGGQAHTPNIDKLVPEGMKFTNCFQAAPMCSPTRHNIYTGLYPVKSGAYPNHAFAKEGTKSIVHYLKPLGYRVALSGKTHIAPDEVFPFEYSGSKNPDMGAVESLFSECKDTQTPFCLFACSNEPHTPWNKGNPSAYDADEVELRPYIPDTPVVRESMTKYLAEITYFDNQVGQLLNLLDEYGLSDNTMVMVVSEQGNALPFAKWTCYEDGLGSIMIVRWPGKVEAGSISEAIVEYVDVTPTFIEAAGGNPPEVLDGKSMLGLLTGKTKEHKDYTFGIHTSTGILKNKQPYPIRSVRDENYRLIWNLMPNNEFQNVTTENPSSEFQSMLDLAAAGDEHAQKYTHKYQHRPEFELYNIKEDPANINNLADEPGYEEVFKRLKTKLDEWMQDQGDRGIQTELNAYNHQI; from the coding sequence GTGGAAAGAAGAAATTTTATTAAATTAGCCGGCGTTGCAGCATTTTCCGCTGTTCAGTCGAGCAGTATGGCAGAGTCCATTTTTGCATCTGAAAATTTCAAGCTGAATAAGAAGATTAGCAATACGGGCAGTGATAAGCCTAACTTCCTCTTTATAATGGCAGACGACTGCACCTACAGGGATATCGGCTGCTATGGCGGTCAGGCTCATACCCCCAACATCGATAAGCTTGTTCCTGAAGGTATGAAATTTACAAACTGCTTTCAGGCTGCCCCGATGTGCTCGCCCACAAGACATAATATCTACACAGGCCTTTATCCCGTGAAGAGCGGGGCGTATCCCAACCACGCTTTCGCAAAAGAAGGCACTAAAAGCATCGTTCATTATCTTAAGCCGCTGGGGTATAGGGTTGCTCTTTCAGGCAAAACCCACATTGCGCCGGATGAAGTTTTTCCGTTTGAATACAGCGGCAGCAAGAATCCCGATATGGGAGCTGTTGAGAGCTTGTTCTCAGAATGCAAAGATACGCAAACTCCGTTCTGCCTCTTTGCATGCTCAAATGAGCCGCATACTCCTTGGAATAAAGGCAACCCTTCCGCTTACGATGCTGATGAGGTTGAGCTTCGTCCGTATATACCCGACACTCCTGTGGTTAGGGAGTCTATGACGAAATATCTCGCTGAGATCACTTATTTCGACAATCAGGTAGGTCAGCTTCTTAATCTGCTTGATGAATACGGCCTTTCAGATAATACAATGGTAATGGTGGTTTCTGAGCAGGGCAATGCTCTTCCCTTTGCCAAATGGACATGCTATGAAGACGGTCTCGGGTCGATTATGATTGTCCGCTGGCCGGGGAAAGTTGAAGCTGGCAGCATAAGCGAAGCGATCGTGGAATATGTTGATGTTACGCCCACTTTCATTGAAGCAGCAGGCGGAAATCCTCCCGAGGTTCTCGACGGCAAGAGTATGCTCGGCCTGCTCACCGGCAAAACAAAAGAACATAAAGACTATACATTCGGCATACATACATCAACAGGAATACTCAAAAACAAGCAGCCATACCCGATACGCTCTGTGAGGGATGAAAACTACAGGCTGATTTGGAATTTGATGCCAAATAATGAGTTTCAAAATGTAACTACCGAGAACCCAAGCTCGGAATTTCAGTCTATGCTTGATTTAGCCGCAGCCGGCGATGAGCACGCACAGAAATATACGCATAAATATCAGCACCGCCCGGAATTCGAGCTGTACAACATCAAAGAGGATCCTGCAAATATTAACAACCTTGCCGATGAGCCCGGCTATGAAGAGGTTTTCAAAAGACTCAAAACCAAACTTGATGAATGGATGCAAGACCAAGGAGACAGAGGTATTCAGACTGAGCTTAATGCCTACAACCATCAGATTTAA
- a CDS encoding sulfatase-like hydrolase/transferase: MEDDSAPFYLAVCLVEPHAPWVMGDASRYPANQLKLPPNMADTQETRENFSDYLAEITYMDSQVGDILQALEQSGKADNTLVLFTSEQGSKFPGNKWTNWDTGLHTALIARWPGISPVNKRTDALVQYCDFLPTVVELAGGDPEQFEFDGKSFLDVIKGNTHKHRDYVFGIHNNVPEGPQYPIRTVFDGQYRYIRNLCPDRIYIEKHVMGGSDFWHSWVKRSYNQKDVYELVERFTRRPPEQLYHTAEDPYEMNNLADNPKYAEIKNKLSDRLDKWMAQENDPGAPIDTMQAFKAAKNQNHIY, from the coding sequence ATGGAAGATGATTCTGCCCCGTTCTATCTTGCTGTGTGCCTTGTTGAGCCGCATGCGCCTTGGGTTATGGGGGATGCAAGCAGATATCCGGCGAATCAGCTCAAGCTGCCTCCAAATATGGCAGACACTCAGGAAACACGCGAGAATTTTTCAGACTATCTTGCAGAAATTACCTATATGGATTCGCAGGTAGGCGATATTTTACAAGCCCTTGAGCAGTCCGGAAAGGCGGATAACACCCTTGTGCTTTTCACATCCGAGCAGGGCTCGAAGTTTCCCGGAAATAAATGGACAAATTGGGATACCGGCCTGCATACAGCATTGATTGCCCGCTGGCCCGGGATTTCGCCTGTGAATAAACGCACGGATGCCTTAGTTCAGTACTGCGATTTCCTGCCGACGGTTGTTGAACTTGCCGGCGGGGATCCGGAGCAGTTTGAATTCGACGGGAAAAGCTTTCTCGACGTGATTAAAGGCAATACCCATAAACACCGTGATTACGTGTTCGGCATACACAATAACGTACCCGAAGGACCGCAGTACCCTATCCGGACAGTCTTTGACGGGCAGTATAGATACATACGAAACCTCTGCCCGGATAGGATCTACATTGAAAAACACGTGATGGGTGGTTCAGACTTCTGGCATTCATGGGTCAAGCGTTCTTATAATCAAAAAGACGTGTATGAGTTGGTAGAAAGGTTTACCCGAAGACCGCCCGAGCAGCTTTATCATACAGCAGAAGACCCTTACGAAATGAACAACCTCGCTGATAACCCTAAATACGCCGAAATAAAGAATAAATTAAGCGACAGGCTCGATAAATGGATGGCTCAGGAGAACGACCCCGGGGCTCCAATAGATACAATGCAAGCCTTTAAGGCCGCAAAAAACCAGAATCACATATACTAA
- a CDS encoding sulfatase-like hydrolase/transferase, whose translation MKRRNFIKLAGFAAFSSMLPDVSADYSFSNETNSSRPNVLVIMADDCTFSDLPLYRGRNAYTPNINQLASEGLVFNKAYLSEAMCLPCRSELQTGLHPISNGASWNHSKCRNDIKSTPDYLSNLGYRAGLTGKRHLRPKSEFPFDYLDGFDSKCVRNPTQPARYAIHQAVYGR comes from the coding sequence ATGAAGAGAAGAAATTTTATAAAATTAGCAGGCTTTGCAGCATTTTCTTCGATGCTCCCGGATGTCTCAGCGGATTATTCTTTCTCAAACGAGACGAATTCATCTCGACCAAACGTGCTTGTGATAATGGCAGACGACTGTACTTTCAGCGACCTGCCCCTCTACAGAGGCCGGAACGCCTATACACCAAATATAAATCAGCTTGCATCTGAAGGGCTTGTTTTCAACAAAGCCTACCTCTCAGAGGCTATGTGTCTGCCTTGCCGCTCGGAATTGCAGACAGGGCTTCACCCAATAAGCAACGGGGCAAGCTGGAATCATTCCAAATGCAGAAACGACATTAAAAGCACGCCTGATTATCTCAGTAATCTGGGATACAGGGCAGGGCTCACTGGCAAGAGGCATTTAAGGCCGAAATCTGAATTCCCGTTTGACTACTTGGACGGCTTTGATTCAAAGTGTGTGAGAAACCCCACCCAGCCCGCACGATACGCAATACATCAGGCAGTATATGGAAGATGA